The nucleotide window AATCCCTTTTCAAGGTTTGTTTGGATAATATCTTCTAAAAGGGAAACTAGGTCCTCCTTATCGATTCCATAAATTAATAATTGTTTCATGATCTTAAATTTTAAACCATGAAACTACGGTGGTTTATTTTGAATATATTTAAAACCTTAGTACTGCACTAAACTTTTAATTCTAAGGAAGTCCAAGAAATAGGTCCTGATATAATTTTTGCTTAGATGTTAAATCTCCTCCCTGTAATCTCTTATAGATATCAACTTTTAAGTCATTGAAATTTGAATATGAAATTTTCGTTTGAAAAAATGAACTAATAGCTCTAACGACTATGGTATCATCTAGGTCTATAAAATGATCCTTTAACATAAGATATAAAACAAAATGGCGTATTGAAGAGTTTTTATTTAATTTCGGATTATTGGGTTTTTGCCAATGAAATTGATTATCTATTTTTTTAATTAATTTTTTACTTTCTAGAAATTCAAGTTTCTTGTTTAAATTATCAGGTTCGGTTAAAATATCCTTAAAGTCATACGGAGCATAATCAGGACACAATTGTTCATAAAGAGATTTGTATATTAAGTATTCCTCTACTATTAAATCGATTCTCTTTAATTGCTTCAATCTTTCATCATAGGGATAAATACAAAGGATCGTATCGGCTAAGCTTTCTTCAATTTTATAATTAGATTCATCTAAGGCTTCCGATTTGATTTCTTTTGAAAAACGCATATTCCTATACATTCTTTTAATTGCTTGGGTATAATAACAGTTTGAAATTTCAACTCTATGGAATACTTGCTCTTTCAATATCTGATCTACCTTATAATGCGGTAGGGTTTTATTGCGACGAATTTGGTTTTCCAATACCTTTTTTTCTTCTTTTGCTAATCTATTTATAGATCCTTTTAATGATTCATGAACATTCTGGATATAGATAATTAAATCATTCCTGTTTATGGATTTGAGATGGTTTATTGTTTGTATGGTCAACTCCCTACGTGGACCTGAACCTTCCGGAAAAAGATGATATTGGATCAATAATTCATTTATTCGAATAATATTTATTATTTGATCTAAGGCTTTCATAACTTCCAAACCGATTGCATAAATTCCTTTTTATCTTCCTCGTTTGGTTTATAGTATTTGTTAAATACCTCCAAACTTTTATGTCCTGTAAAGGACATAATAACCTTATCAGGGATCTTTTGATTTTTCATGATAGTAATAAAACTTCTTCTCGCAGTATGACTAGAAATTCTATCGTGCATTGGTAATTCGGTTTCTACTATTGTATTACCTATACGAGAGGACTTTTTAATCGGTTGATTATATTTTAACTCCTGAAAAACCTCTTTGATATATTCATTGAATTTCTGGTTGGCAATCTTAGGAATTCTATAATTATATTTTTTAAGAATAGATTGGGAGAGATCATTAAGAGGAATGGTCAAAAGTTTGTCTTTATTTTTCTTGTCCCTTAAGTGAATATGGCCATCGTAAACATCACTTTTTGAAATCAACACCAGATTACTATATCTTAATCCTGTTGTACAACCTAGGACAAAAACATCCCTAACCCGCTCCCATCTTTTGTTTTTAGAGAAATCATGATTGTAAACTTCTTTTACCTGGTCTAGGGTTAGGGCAATTTCTTGGGTAATTTCCTTTTTGATATTCTTAAACTTCTTAAAATCATCCTTAAAGGTGTATCCATTTTCAAGGGACCAATTCAAAAACGATTTTAATAGCCCCATATTTCTGCTAAGAGTGTTTACGCTGTGTTTTTTGATATCTATACAGTATTCTATTAAACTATCATAAAAGCTCTGATTTATACCTTGAAACGATATTTTATGATTGGTTTTGGCTTCAAAGTCCTCTAACAACTTCTTATTGTATTCATAACGCTTAATTGTAGATTCTGAATTTCCTTCGGACGTTCTATCGTTTCGTTTTTCTTCTATAAAAGAATCATAAACCTCAAAGAATGTGGTAGATTTAGTTTTAACACGCTTAAACTCCTTATCAAACGCTCTTCTCACAATCGCAATGGTCAATTCTTCATTTACGATTCTATATCGGTTAGTGAGATCCAAAAACAAATCTGAATATCTATCGATTTGACTTTTAATGGATCTCATTTCATTCGCAAGCTTCGTTCTTCCATTAAGATGTTTAGGCTGTAAATATTTAAAGTCCCAATCCTTTGGATGAATGGATTCACCGGTTGAATAAACAAACCGTTTATTTTCATTTTTAAAATAGGCCACTAGCCTAATTGAAGTGAGCCCATTTTTATTTGGCTCCTTCAGATTAAAAGTGCTTCTCATAATACGAAAGGTGTAAATATAGGTGTAAGTAATTCTATAATTAGATATAAAATTCGACTTAAACCTAGTTATAAAAATAGTGATGAAATACCGAAAACTATAGGATAAATATAGTTTCGTTTATTGTTTGGTTATAAAAAGTTCGATAACCTCTTCCTCCGCAAAAAGACCCATAACATTAGTTATGGGTTTCTTATTTTATGGAGGAATTATCGATTCTACTTTTCTCGATACTCCATAAATTTTATTTGTGATTATTCTAAACCAAGTTTATAAATTGATAATTTATTCATTTCGATAGTTTAGAAAAATTACCTTTTCCAATAACCTAAATTTTATTGTGTTCAGAGTAATTCAAGAAGAAATGATTAACAAACATTTTAAACTTCCAATAGCATAAATTACGGACAACATTCCCATCTTTGCGGTCACTAATTAATCTAGTCTAAATGCATACCGCAAAAAAAGAAAGCATAAGTGTTTTCGATATGCTTAAGATAGGGATAGGCCCATCCAGTTCTCATACACTCGGACCTTGGCGTGCAGCCGAGCGCTGGATTAACCATCTTGAAGAAACAAATTTATTAGCTGACGTCAATAAGATTAAGGTCGAACTCTATGGTTCGCTGAGTCTTACAGGGAAGGGTCATGCCACAGATATTGCAGTAGTTTTAGGACTATTGGGTCATGATCCGGAAACCATGGATATTCAATCCATTGATGAAGAAATAATGAATGTTCAGAAGACTAACACTTTATTGGTTAATTTAAAAACACCAATCGATTTTAATTTTGAGAAGGATATAGTTTTCAGGCATGAATTCCTTCCTTACCACCCGAACGGAATAAAATTCAAAGCTTATTTTAAAAACGGTAAAACAAAAACATCAACTTATTATAGCATTGGTGGGGGATTCGTTGTTGTTAAGGAGCGGAAAAATGCCAAGAAGAAATTAGAGAAGTTTCTTCATTTTCCTTTTCCGATTGATAAGGGTAATGAACTTCTGGAATATTGCAGGAAAGAACACCTTCCGATTTCATCTATTGTGCTTAAAAATGAATATTCTCTTCGAACACCGGAAGAAATAGATAATAAATTGAAGGCAATTTGGGAAGTAATGCTTGAGTCTATGTACATAGGCTGCCATACTGAAGGTATTTTACCAGGTGGGCTACAGGTTAAACGTAGAGCATTTGAAATACATCAGCGTTTAATTGGAGATATTGATTATAAAGGTGTACATGATTGGATTCCGGCAATTAGAAATACAGAGGTAAAATTCCGACAAATATTGAAATGGGTTAGCTGTTTCGCCATTAGTGTTAATGAGGTGAACGCGTCATTGGGTAGGGTAGTTACAGCGCCAACGAACGGTAGTGCTGGTACAGTGCCAGCCGTTTTGATGTATTACCTAACAATTGAGAATCATAATGCTGGTTTTGAAGAAATAAAGAGATTCTTATTGGTTGCAGGCGAAATTGGAAGTTTGTTTAAAAAAGGGGCTACAATTTCTGCTGCACTTGGAGGTTGTCAGGCCGAAATAGGCGTTTCCTCGGCTATGGCAGCTGGTGCATTAGCTGAACTTTTGGGAGCTACTCCAGACCAAGTTTTAATGGCGGCCGAAATAGCAATGGAACACCATTTAGGGATGACTTGTGATCCTATTGCAGGTTTGGTCCAGATTCCGTGTATTGAAAGAAATGCAATGGGGGCTATTAAGGCCATAAATGCAGCAGAAATTGCCTTGGAAAGTGATGCCTCTAAGGCCAAAGTGACTTTAGATGGTGTAATCGATTCTATGTGGGAAACGGCTTTGGACATGAATTCAAAATACAAGGAAACTTCTGAGGGCGGATTGGCAGTTAAGGTAAGTGTTACTGAGTGCTAAAAGAATATATTATTTATTGACTATTTCCTGACCCAATTCATCTAGACTTGAAAAAAAGAATTAAAAATTTTAAATAACTTGTTAGCTAAAATTGAAAAACAACTTTAAAATGAATTATAGGCAATTAGGGGATACTGATTTACGGATTTCTGAGATTAGTTTGGGAACATGGCAAGTTGGTGGTAAATGGGGTGAACCGTTCAGTCATAAAGTTGCAGATGATATATTGAATGAGGCCATAGATAATGGAATTAATTTTATTGACACGGCTGATGTCTACAGTGATGGCGAAAGTGAAAAAGCTGTAGGTAAAATTGTTAAACAAAGAAGAGAAACAATCTATGTTGCTACAAAATGTGGTAGGCAGTTGCAACCTCATATCAATGAGAAATATACAATAGACAGTCTTAAAAAGTTTGTAGATGAAAGTCTGAAACGTCTCGGACTTGAAAAAATTGACCTAATTCAATTGCATTGTCCACCAAATGATGTGTATTACAGACCTGAAATATTTCAACTTTTTGATGATCTTAAGAAACAAGGAAAAATAGGTTATTTGGGTGTTAGTGTAGAGAAGGTGGAGCAAGCAATCAAGGCCATTGAATTTCCGAATGTAAAGTCAGTACAGATTATCTTTAACATGTTTCGCCAGAGACCCAATGAACGATTTTTCAAGATGGCAAAGGAAAAGGGAGTTGGGGTAATTGTCCGTGTACCATTAGCTAGTGGATTGTTAACCGGAAAATTTT belongs to Aegicerativicinus sediminis and includes:
- a CDS encoding aldo/keto reductase, which codes for MNYRQLGDTDLRISEISLGTWQVGGKWGEPFSHKVADDILNEAIDNGINFIDTADVYSDGESEKAVGKIVKQRRETIYVATKCGRQLQPHINEKYTIDSLKKFVDESLKRLGLEKIDLIQLHCPPNDVYYRPEIFQLFDDLKKQGKIGYLGVSVEKVEQAIKAIEFPNVKSVQIIFNMFRQRPNERFFKMAKEKGVGVIVRVPLASGLLTGKFSKESSFGKDDHRNFNREGAAFDKGETFSGIPFEVGLEAVDQLKSLFPNVSLSQLAIKWILQNPNISTVIPGASKVQQVTDNIEALKLKDLNSDELSKIDQVYGDYIKRHVHQLW
- a CDS encoding L-serine ammonia-lyase, coding for MHTAKKESISVFDMLKIGIGPSSSHTLGPWRAAERWINHLEETNLLADVNKIKVELYGSLSLTGKGHATDIAVVLGLLGHDPETMDIQSIDEEIMNVQKTNTLLVNLKTPIDFNFEKDIVFRHEFLPYHPNGIKFKAYFKNGKTKTSTYYSIGGGFVVVKERKNAKKKLEKFLHFPFPIDKGNELLEYCRKEHLPISSIVLKNEYSLRTPEEIDNKLKAIWEVMLESMYIGCHTEGILPGGLQVKRRAFEIHQRLIGDIDYKGVHDWIPAIRNTEVKFRQILKWVSCFAISVNEVNASLGRVVTAPTNGSAGTVPAVLMYYLTIENHNAGFEEIKRFLLVAGEIGSLFKKGATISAALGGCQAEIGVSSAMAAGALAELLGATPDQVLMAAEIAMEHHLGMTCDPIAGLVQIPCIERNAMGAIKAINAAEIALESDASKAKVTLDGVIDSMWETALDMNSKYKETSEGGLAVKVSVTEC
- a CDS encoding tyrosine-type recombinase/integrase codes for the protein MRSTFNLKEPNKNGLTSIRLVAYFKNENKRFVYSTGESIHPKDWDFKYLQPKHLNGRTKLANEMRSIKSQIDRYSDLFLDLTNRYRIVNEELTIAIVRRAFDKEFKRVKTKSTTFFEVYDSFIEEKRNDRTSEGNSESTIKRYEYNKKLLEDFEAKTNHKISFQGINQSFYDSLIEYCIDIKKHSVNTLSRNMGLLKSFLNWSLENGYTFKDDFKKFKNIKKEITQEIALTLDQVKEVYNHDFSKNKRWERVRDVFVLGCTTGLRYSNLVLISKSDVYDGHIHLRDKKNKDKLLTIPLNDLSQSILKKYNYRIPKIANQKFNEYIKEVFQELKYNQPIKKSSRIGNTIVETELPMHDRISSHTARRSFITIMKNQKIPDKVIMSFTGHKSLEVFNKYYKPNEEDKKEFMQSVWKL